GTGACCTCCAGAATCTGGTCGAAACTTCTAggccgggtatggggtgttacaggtcACGACATGATAAACTGGTCTGCAACTTTACGACGTGGAGGAGGTGATGTCACGACGTcgactttgaaattttaaaacttttcaatttgatcatatttcatgctcggGTTAACAAAAGAGATTTGTTAAGCTCAATTAAGACTCATATTTGATTGTATATCATAATGTAAGTGTGTTTAACATATAATTGTATGTTTGAATGATTATATTACTGTATAATTGATTGTATTTGCTCCGGCAATGAATGTAACATCTTATAGCTCGAATTTGGTGATCAAGTCGAGCGAGGGATATTACAGGTTAggactcaattttcaaaatttgaaaagtacaaggactataATTAACGAATTCAAAAAGTACAGGaactaaaaatgattaaataaaattaaaaggattaaaccCACGACTTTTGTAAAGTATAGTgattaatagtagaatttaaccttcttttttaataattttatctaggggtgagtaaaactcgattcaattaaaaaaacaaattttgtttgaattttgagttaaccaatttgagttatttgaattattcgagtcaactcgaataagtaatttaaGTTTCAAGTTCGAGTCGAGGTGAACattacaatttgaataaatcGAACAATTCGAATAACATATTGGTGTAAATACTCCTTTGGTCCCtatcatttttgaaaatgagcaaatcggTCTCTTTCtcaacataaattaaaaaaaatcaaaataaatttcaaaattttaaaataacttttaaatttaaaaatatttataaaaatccaaaatatatatttaaaatatataattttaaatttttaaaataatatataaagaaagttaaaatttaaattattctaaaatgataattttgggacctaaataagttaattaatgattcaagtttattatactaaaagtatcttaaattttttattattttactttaaattttttattattttactttgaaaaagttctcaaatatatatgatttcaaatttatatgctTTAACATGTAATTAGTTAtcttgtaacaagattttaatttgacatgtttaatttttaagttaactcgaacaatttcacgctaatttcatttcactcgacttaatttaaaaaatttaaaattaagtcaGAATGATAAAATAAGGCTCGACAAtttaattaactcaaaaaattttgactcgaattttttattatttgcatTGACAAAggtttcatataatatttttaaacaaaatattataattatagtaATTTTGGTGGTGGGTGatgcctttttatttttatatttaaatttagttatttcGAAGCAGTTAATTActgttaattaaatttgtagacCATGAATCATAAATAGATACCAAAATCTTAAGAGGTGATGATATTTTGAAACATGGTTCATTATCTTAAAACATGATTCTATTATTTCgagatttcaaatttcaaaattgaacttcaaaaatagaaaacatatcTTAACATATGACTTCATTATCTAAAACATTACCCTGCATTTTGCTTTTCCTACTAGTATAACTAAATCACATCTAGATTGTTCATAGCCGAGTGCCCCCGGAATTGAACCAATAGCTTTTGTCACCGGAACAATAGGATCATTCTCTAATTTCGTTTAATTTTTGGGCTTGCTTTAATCTTCAAGACCCATTACGCTATACCAGATTTGAGCATCTGGGTCTTGATTTTTATCGACACAAACAACAACTGAATGTTTAGATTTATCCAATCTTGAGTTAACAGGCGTGGCCTTGAACTATATAAGGCCAGGGCTTGAGAAAGTTATCTGGGCTAACTCCAAAGCTCTGATGCCTTGGGTTTTCTCATTATTTGTCCAagttgataaatataaaaatgaagtaGCAACTCTAAGTCCATAGCTTGTTCTAGCGACGCCAGCACCAACCTCACCTCACCTCTCTCTGTCTCGAACCCTAAGCTCTCTGTTTGGCTTCCAATGGATTCTGTCCAAACAAATCTTAATGATCCCCAATCTTTTTCTGCGCAAACCCTAAATTCATACAACCAAAACCCTCCTCCGCCTCCATCTCAGACATTCGACTCCGATCCTGTCCTTGAACACAACAACGCCAACAACGGTGCCCTGTCTAATCCCGATGCCCATTCCAATACTATTAACAATACTTATTCATTTAAACCCGACATCCACAAGCCTCTACTGTCGGAAAATGGGTTAACTAACACCCATAGCGGTACCACAGACAAGGATTATTCTGGCGGGGAAGAGGAGACCACCAGCAGAAGGCGAAGGAGGAGCCGCTGGGACCCGCCCTCCAATTCCAACAACCACCAGACAGGTAATGATGAGTCTGCCTCTGGAACCAAGAAGAGGAAGTCCCGGTGGGCAGATGATGAGCCCAAGCCCGTGATTCAGCTCCCTGATTTTATGAAGGATTTCACTGGAGGTATCCAATTTGATCCTGAGATTCAAGCTTTGAATAGTAGGCTGCTAGAGATTAGTAGGATGCTTCAATCTGGATTGCCTTTGGATGATAGACCTGAGGGAGCTAGGTCTCCTTCGCCTGAACCTATATATGATAATTTGGGAATTAGGATTAACACCAGGGAATACCGGGCAAGAGAGAGATTGACCAAAGAACGACAAGAAATTATATCTCAGATTCTTAAGAAGAATCCTGCGTTTAAGCCACCAGCTGACTATAGGCCACCAAAGCTTCAGAAGAAGCTTTATATACCCATGAAAGAATACCCAGGTTACAATTTTATCGGCTTGATTATTGGGCCTAGAGGGAATACCCAAAAGAGGATGGAGAAGGAAACGGGTGCAAAGATTGTAATTAGGGGTAAAGGTTCCGTGAAAGAAGGTAGGCTGCAGCAGAAGAGAGATTTGAAGCCTGATCCTGCAGAGAACGAGGACTTGCATGTTTTGGTTGAGGCCGAAACACAAGAATCACTTGATGCTGCTGCAGCAATGGTGGAAAAGCTCTTGCAGCCTGTAGATGAAGTATTAAATGAGCATAAGAGGCAACAGTTGAGGGAACTCGCTGCATTGAATGGAACAATAAGAGATGAAGAGTATTGTAGGTTGTGTGGTGAGCCTGGGCACCGTCAATATGCATGTCCTTCTCGCACCTCAACCTTTAAGAGTGATGTTTTATGTAAGATTTGTGGTGATGGTGGGCATCCAACAATCGATTGTCCAATGAAGGGAACTACAGGGAAGAAAATGGATGATGAATATCAGAATTTCTTGGCTGAGCTAGGTGGTACTGTCCCTGATTCAGCTAACAAGCAAAACTCTTCGTCAGTCAGTTCTGGAAGCAATCCTCCTTGGGCTAGCAGTACTGGAGGTGCTGGAAGTGCACACCCTGGCTTAGGTTCCAATGCTGTTAAGCCCCCCAAAGAATATGATGATACTAATTTGTACATTGGATACTTGCCTCCCAGTCTTGATGATGATGGTTTGATTAGTTTGTTTTCAGCTTATGGTGATATTGTGATGGCAAAGGTAATCAAGGACCGGGTTACTGGACTGAGTAAAGGGTATGGTTTTGTGAAGTATGCTAGTGTTGACATGGCAAACAATGCTATTAAGGGAATGAATGGTAGTCTTCTAGAGGGAAGAACCATTGCTGTGAGAGTTGCTGGCAAGCCACCACAACCTGCAGTGCCTCCTGGTCCACCCACATTGTCAATGCCCACTTACCCTGTCTCTAGTCAGCCAGTTGGTGCCTATCCATCACGACAATTTACAACTGGAGGTCCTATTCCTAATGCTGCTTCTGCTAGTTATGCAGGAAATCCAGTTCCATGGGGACCACCAGTTCCTCCTCCTCCCCCTTATGCCCCTTATGCGCCTCCTCCCCCTCCTCCTCCTGGCTCAACCATTTATCCTCCTGTTCATGGTCAGCCTATGCCACCTTATGGTTTGCAATATCCCCCACAAATGCAGACGGTTCCTCCTGGTGTTCCACCTCCACCTCAACCTGTGACTTCTAGTGAAACAGCACAAAGTTTTCCACCAGGAGTGCAATCTGAAAATAGCACCTCTGCCCCAGCTATGCCAGCTAATATCTACGGGAACTCAATGACTGCAATGCCTCCAAATTCGCAATCTGCATATCCTACATCTTCATTAGGTTACTCTTCTTATTACAATGCAGTTCCTCCCCCTCCCCCTCCTCCGCTACCTACATCTTCCACAGATAATTCTCAGAGCCTTAGTAATGTCCCTTGGGCTCCAAATCCTCTTTTGACTCCGGCAGCATCCTCTGGAGAGAAAACAACCTATGGTGCAGATACTGAGTATGAGAAGTTCATGGCAGAGATGAAGTGATGCAAATTTACACCATTGATGGTTATATGCGGAGAGGTAATGTGTTAAACATGTTTTCTTCATCTATGGTCATGtgcttttttcttattttattttcttttttaacaaaCCATCACTTAACTATCTGAATACTTTTAACAGTGCCATGTGGTTCTGGTATGACCATACAAGCCAACTGCTCATCTGTATATATGGCAATGTGTTTTTTTTGGTCGCTGCAGTTGCAAAATTTTGGTTACTTATAAGAAAGTTAGAGCCTAAGATTAATAGTGCTTTTCTTTAGTTTATATTGTGTGCATTAAAAAAGAAACTGATCTAAAATAAGGAATTCTGTCAATCCATGATCAGGGTTTGTAATAGGAGTTTTCAACTGATTGTTTCTTATCTTTACATCTTTCACtatttaacttttcttttaaccATCCGTACCATTTTATCTTGGTAATCTCATGTggcttttatatatttgaaaaggaAATAAGTGTTCAAGCCAGTCTTCTTCTAATGACTTAGAATTGTTGGACATGGAATATTTGGAAAGGAAACAAATATGTGTCATGTTAAAGATTATAGTTTAACAATATAGTGCAGTGATGGGTTATGATATTGCTTGGACCTCACAGTATCTGCATATTTCCTATGGGAAAATGCCTTCTGCTTTTGGGTTTCGCATATAAATGCTACCGATTTTATCTTCCAAGTCTCCTgttattttatgtttacattCTTAACCATTTCCCTTGttattattacataatttacaGGACTGATGTTTCTTGGAGCTCTTGTGAACCTGATTTCTTACCTCTTGCCATGACTTTGTTGGAAGTTTGGGACTCACATCTTTAACCTTCCTGTACTGTTATGATATTTGCAGAGACTTGGATACAAGTTCAGTTCATGAGGTTGCATTCTGAAAAGGCcgttcaaattttattaatatgaaatattcAATCAACCTGTAGGACTTGGTTTTATGTTCTATGAATTCACATTGGGTTTCTGTTTTTCGTCTGATTGCTAGTGTTACTATGGTTCCATTTTGTCAAGCTGTTTTCCACAAATGGTTCCTGACATTTCTTGTTATTATGTTTACTTCTCTCGGGGATTGTTTAACAGCTTTTTCAATTAGTTTAGCATATTATGCTATTTCCTGGTTATAATGCCCTTTATTTGTAAGGTTAAATTTGCCTAGTTGCTGTGCCTGGAAGCTTTCTAGCATTTGTCGTTTCTGTTTGTTGGAGGTAATTTGTTAATAT
The window above is part of the Gossypium raimondii isolate GPD5lz chromosome 9, ASM2569854v1, whole genome shotgun sequence genome. Proteins encoded here:
- the LOC105800858 gene encoding splicing factor-like protein 1 codes for the protein MDSVQTNLNDPQSFSAQTLNSYNQNPPPPPSQTFDSDPVLEHNNANNGALSNPDAHSNTINNTYSFKPDIHKPLLSENGLTNTHSGTTDKDYSGGEEETTSRRRRRSRWDPPSNSNNHQTGNDESASGTKKRKSRWADDEPKPVIQLPDFMKDFTGGIQFDPEIQALNSRLLEISRMLQSGLPLDDRPEGARSPSPEPIYDNLGIRINTREYRARERLTKERQEIISQILKKNPAFKPPADYRPPKLQKKLYIPMKEYPGYNFIGLIIGPRGNTQKRMEKETGAKIVIRGKGSVKEGRLQQKRDLKPDPAENEDLHVLVEAETQESLDAAAAMVEKLLQPVDEVLNEHKRQQLRELAALNGTIRDEEYCRLCGEPGHRQYACPSRTSTFKSDVLCKICGDGGHPTIDCPMKGTTGKKMDDEYQNFLAELGGTVPDSANKQNSSSVSSGSNPPWASSTGGAGSAHPGLGSNAVKPPKEYDDTNLYIGYLPPSLDDDGLISLFSAYGDIVMAKVIKDRVTGLSKGYGFVKYASVDMANNAIKGMNGSLLEGRTIAVRVAGKPPQPAVPPGPPTLSMPTYPVSSQPVGAYPSRQFTTGGPIPNAASASYAGNPVPWGPPVPPPPPYAPYAPPPPPPPGSTIYPPVHGQPMPPYGLQYPPQMQTVPPGVPPPPQPVTSSETAQSFPPGVQSENSTSAPAMPANIYGNSMTAMPPNSQSAYPTSSLGYSSYYNAVPPPPPPPLPTSSTDNSQSLSNVPWAPNPLLTPAASSGEKTTYGADTEYEKFMAEMK